A genome region from Terriglobales bacterium includes the following:
- the cmk gene encoding (d)CMP kinase has product MNRFPSGSGAGESRRKPIIAIDGPAGAGKSTIAARLARKLDLVNLESGAMYRALALKAIRSDVSFDDEAALLALAKNSDIRLEPTSEGNRVLLDGVDVSRRIREQDVTDAASRVSVHPAVRSWMVARQREMGEGGGVVMEGRDIGSKVFPDADVKIFLDAHPEIRQSRRILQGSGVTREQAEKMAAELLERDRRDRTRAASPLAPAADAVIIDSSDLSVDEVVSRIERLITEKMQMRA; this is encoded by the coding sequence TGGTCCAGCGGGAGCAGGGAAGAGTACGATCGCCGCCCGCTTAGCCCGCAAGCTCGATCTTGTGAACTTGGAGAGCGGGGCAATGTACCGCGCCTTGGCGCTAAAGGCGATCCGCTCGGACGTATCCTTCGATGATGAAGCGGCGCTGCTTGCCCTGGCAAAGAATTCCGACATACGGCTTGAGCCGACGTCCGAGGGCAATCGTGTTCTGCTCGATGGGGTGGACGTTTCGCGGCGTATCCGGGAACAAGATGTAACCGATGCAGCCTCACGGGTCTCTGTGCATCCGGCAGTGCGGTCCTGGATGGTAGCCCGCCAGCGGGAGATGGGCGAGGGTGGCGGGGTGGTCATGGAAGGCCGGGACATTGGCTCCAAAGTATTTCCCGATGCCGATGTTAAGATTTTTTTGGATGCGCATCCGGAGATCCGACAGAGCCGGCGCATCTTACAAGGTAGCGGCGTAACCCGTGAACAGGCTGAAAAAATGGCGGCAGAGTTGCTTGAGCGGGACCGCCGGGACCGAACGCGTGCCGCATCTCCCCTTGCGCCCGCGGCGGACGCTGTCATAATTGATTCCAGCGATCTTTCGGTAGACGAAGTAGTTTCAAGAATTGAAAGGCTGATAACAGAGAAGATGCAGATGCGGGCCTAG
- a CDS encoding DUF4097 family beta strand repeat-containing protein: MSSPAPVMAPRSRRSFAGPVVLIALGVIFLLGNMHVITWRSLGEWFARYWPVLIIVWGVIKLLEDYQAQRQATRPSGIGVGGVFLLLFLILAGLIATHASHVDWRALGDEVDIGDSHFPWAGGNSYNFDDQLEQTFPPGGTLRVVSDRGAVTVNPSDENKIRVVVHKRISADNEQDSKKIDSQTRPTISVAGNLMTVNANTTGAGEHSVSTDLEIFIPRKAPVDIASKHGDVTVHERDGELKVAVTHGDVAISELRGRAAVVIHKGSINASKIKADLTVDGRVDDATIADIAGSVSMTGDYFGDINLSKIARAVSFKSSRTEMGFARLDGELTMQSGDLHAKSVAGPLRLMTRSKDVNLEDVSGDIRLEDSNGSVQLHADKLPLGNIRIINTKGDVQVMLPANASFSIDARTHSGDIESDFSQVQVNSSGNQTTATGAVGTNGVRVEIVNDYGSIEIRKAG, from the coding sequence GTGTCTAGTCCCGCGCCCGTGATGGCTCCGCGGTCCCGGCGCTCTTTCGCCGGCCCGGTCGTGCTCATTGCGCTCGGAGTGATCTTTCTACTTGGGAACATGCACGTCATCACCTGGCGCTCGCTGGGAGAATGGTTTGCGCGTTACTGGCCGGTGCTGATCATCGTATGGGGCGTGATCAAACTGCTTGAGGACTACCAGGCGCAGCGCCAAGCCACCCGTCCGTCAGGCATCGGTGTTGGGGGAGTATTCCTGTTGCTGTTCCTCATCCTCGCCGGCCTTATTGCCACCCATGCCTCTCATGTGGATTGGAGAGCGCTGGGTGATGAAGTGGACATCGGGGACAGCCACTTCCCCTGGGCCGGCGGTAACAGTTACAACTTCGACGATCAACTCGAGCAAACTTTTCCTCCCGGCGGCACTCTGCGCGTCGTTTCAGACCGGGGGGCGGTAACCGTTAACCCATCCGACGAAAATAAGATCAGGGTAGTCGTGCACAAACGCATATCGGCCGATAACGAACAGGACTCCAAAAAGATCGATTCCCAGACCCGGCCGACGATTTCAGTTGCCGGCAATCTAATGACGGTAAATGCCAATACGACCGGCGCAGGCGAGCATTCCGTTTCCACCGACCTGGAGATCTTTATTCCCCGGAAAGCACCGGTTGACATTGCCAGTAAACATGGAGATGTAACCGTGCACGAACGCGACGGGGAGTTGAAAGTAGCGGTGACCCATGGCGACGTTGCGATCAGCGAACTTCGCGGTCGCGCCGCGGTGGTCATTCACAAAGGGTCAATCAATGCCTCAAAAATTAAAGCCGATTTAACAGTAGACGGCCGAGTGGATGACGCTACCATTGCGGACATTGCCGGCTCAGTCAGCATGACCGGCGACTACTTTGGAGACATTAACCTCTCGAAAATTGCCAGAGCGGTCAGTTTCAAGTCGTCTCGCACCGAGATGGGTTTTGCCAGGCTGGATGGCGAACTCACCATGCAGTCCGGCGACTTGCACGCCAAGTCAGTGGCTGGTCCGCTGCGGCTCATGACCAGGTCCAAAGACGTGAACCTTGAAGATGTTTCCGGCGACATTCGCCTGGAGGACAGCAATGGTTCAGTCCAATTGCATGCCGACAAACTTCCTCTGGGGAACATCCGGATCATTAACACTAAAGGCGACGTGCAGGTGATGCTCCCGGCCAATGCCAGCTTCAGCATAGACGCGCGGACTCACAGCGGTGACATTGAAAGCGATTTCAGTCAGGTGCAGGTAAATAGCTCCGGAAACCAGACGACGGCGACAGGTGCGGTCGGTACGAACGGAGTCCGCGTGGAAATCGTCAACGACTACGGTTCCATCGAAATCCGCAAAGCAGGCTAG